A single Natranaerobius thermophilus JW/NM-WN-LF DNA region contains:
- the infC gene encoding translation initiation factor IF-3, which yields MSKELPVNEQIKAREIRVVGKDGKQLGVMSPKEALKIAEENNLDLVTVAPKAKPPVCRIMDYGKFKYEQNKKEKQAKKKQKTINVKEVKLRPNIEEHDFNTKLNNARKFLKKEDKVKVTIMFRGREITHPENGKELCQKMAKEVEDIAVIEKKPSVEGKNMIMVLAPRQE from the coding sequence ATTAGCAAAGAGCTACCTGTTAATGAGCAAATTAAGGCTCGTGAAATTCGAGTGGTTGGTAAGGATGGAAAACAATTAGGTGTCATGTCCCCTAAGGAAGCTTTGAAAATCGCTGAAGAAAACAATTTAGACCTGGTCACAGTGGCTCCTAAAGCCAAGCCACCAGTATGCCGAATCATGGATTACGGTAAATTCAAGTATGAGCAAAATAAGAAGGAAAAGCAAGCCAAGAAAAAACAAAAGACAATTAATGTCAAAGAAGTTAAGTTAAGACCTAATATTGAGGAACACGACTTTAATACTAAACTTAATAATGCTAGGAAGTTTTTAAAAAAGGAAGATAAAGTAAAAGTGACAATTATGTTTAGGGGCAGGGAGATTACCCACCCAGAAAATGGTAAAGAGTTGTGTCAGAAAATGGCAAAAGAAGTAGAAGACATAGCTGTAATTGAAAAAAAGCCCAGTGTAGAAGGTAAAAATATGATTATGGTTCTTGCACCAAGGCAAGAGTAA
- the thrS gene encoding threonine--tRNA ligase — translation MLKITLKDGSVKEIEKGSNVLDLAKSISNRLAKEAVGAKVDGKTVGLNKELNENCEVEILSFEDDEGCDIYRHTSSHILAHAVKRLYDNVKLGIGPPIKDGFYYDFDLEHSLSDKDLEDIKKEMKKIIKEDLPIERKVYKRDEAIEMFKEMGEDYKIELIQDLGEDEEICCYQQGDFIDLCQGPHLPSTGKIKDTALDLLKVAGAYWRGDENRAMLQRIYGTSFIKKSQLEEYIQRLEEAKKREHRKLGKELDLFSFHEEAPGSPFFHNNGMIVINELIDFWRREHRKAGYQEISTPIILNRGLWERSGHWDHFQENMYFTEIDDEDFAVKPMNCPGAMLVYNNNMYSYRDFPLRVAELGKVHRHELSGALHGLLRARSFTQDDAHIFMLPSQVEEELENVINLVDRFYSVFGFNYYVELSTKPEKAMGSDEIWDRAINALKSVLEKRGIKYIVNEGDGAFYGPKIDFQLEDAIGRSWQCSTIQLDFLLPERFDLTYIGEDGQKHRPVMIHRVIYGAIERFFALLIEHYEGKFPLWLAPRQAVIIPIADRHMEYGKDITKQLESEGIRADLDQRNEKIGYKIRDAQLKKVPYMLIVGDDEVENKTVSVRTREDGDIGSKSVAELVDEIKVEIDDMD, via the coding sequence ATGCTTAAAATCACCCTAAAAGACGGTTCGGTTAAAGAAATTGAAAAGGGTAGTAATGTACTGGACCTGGCCAAGTCGATTAGTAATCGTCTGGCTAAAGAAGCTGTTGGTGCAAAGGTAGACGGAAAGACTGTGGGCTTGAATAAAGAGCTAAATGAGAACTGTGAAGTTGAAATTTTAAGCTTTGAAGATGATGAAGGCTGTGATATTTATCGTCACACTTCGTCACACATTCTGGCTCATGCAGTTAAACGCTTGTATGATAATGTTAAACTAGGTATTGGTCCTCCAATCAAAGATGGTTTTTACTATGATTTTGATTTGGAACATTCATTGTCAGATAAAGATCTGGAAGATATCAAAAAAGAGATGAAGAAAATAATCAAAGAGGATTTGCCCATTGAAAGAAAAGTATACAAAAGAGATGAAGCAATTGAAATGTTCAAGGAAATGGGTGAAGATTACAAGATTGAATTGATCCAAGACCTTGGTGAAGATGAAGAAATTTGTTGCTATCAACAGGGAGACTTTATAGATCTATGCCAAGGACCTCACTTGCCATCAACAGGAAAGATAAAAGATACTGCTCTAGACTTGTTAAAAGTAGCAGGAGCCTATTGGAGAGGCGATGAAAACAGGGCTATGCTGCAGAGGATATATGGTACTTCTTTTATAAAAAAATCTCAGCTTGAAGAATACATTCAAAGATTAGAAGAGGCCAAGAAACGAGAACATAGAAAACTTGGAAAAGAACTGGATCTTTTCAGCTTTCATGAGGAAGCGCCTGGTTCTCCTTTCTTCCATAACAATGGTATGATAGTTATCAATGAATTGATTGATTTTTGGAGACGGGAGCATCGTAAAGCGGGATATCAAGAAATTAGTACACCTATAATTTTGAACAGGGGACTGTGGGAACGCTCAGGTCACTGGGATCACTTTCAAGAAAATATGTACTTTACTGAAATCGATGATGAAGATTTTGCTGTGAAGCCTATGAATTGTCCTGGTGCCATGTTAGTTTACAATAATAATATGTACAGCTACCGTGATTTTCCCTTGCGCGTAGCAGAGCTTGGTAAAGTACATCGGCATGAACTGTCAGGGGCTCTTCATGGATTATTAAGAGCTCGAAGCTTTACCCAAGATGATGCCCATATATTTATGCTCCCTTCCCAAGTGGAAGAGGAACTGGAAAATGTCATTAATTTGGTAGATAGATTTTACAGTGTTTTTGGCTTTAATTATTATGTTGAGTTATCAACTAAACCGGAAAAAGCTATGGGCTCAGATGAAATTTGGGATCGAGCTATCAATGCTTTGAAATCCGTACTAGAAAAACGTGGTATTAAATACATTGTCAACGAAGGTGATGGAGCGTTTTACGGACCCAAAATTGACTTCCAATTGGAGGATGCCATCGGAAGGTCATGGCAGTGTAGTACCATTCAACTTGATTTCTTGTTACCTGAACGCTTTGATTTGACCTATATAGGAGAAGATGGGCAGAAACATCGGCCAGTTATGATACACAGAGTTATTTACGGAGCAATTGAACGATTTTTCGCTCTGTTAATAGAGCACTATGAAGGTAAATTCCCACTTTGGCTAGCTCCAAGGCAGGCAGTAATTATTCCCATTGCCGATAGGCATATGGAATATGGAAAGGATATTACCAAACAGTTAGAATCTGAAGGTATCCGAGCTGATTTGGACCAACGCAATGAAAAAATTGGTTACAAAATTAGAGATGCTCAGCTTAAAAAAGTTCCCTATATGTTAATTGTGGGTGACGACGAAGTGGAGAATAAAACTGTTTCCGTAAGGACCAGAGAAGATGGCGACATTGGCTCAAAAAGCGTTGCCGAGCTAGTGGATGAAATAAAAGTTGAAATTGACGATATGGACTAA
- a CDS encoding DUF445 domain-containing protein — MKIFIIIVTILVIAIFKNYKYCILTECIVVSSFRYVNRGVVETMVSPDLKLLLIPILSGLIGWFTNFLAIKLLFWPHEGIIVPKTNFKIQGLLSRRKTEIARAVSRVISEELLSSGKLASGIDRDMAIKDIRKSVDSHVTERMDDKLRFLPNNIRRRVTEIVKQAVGRGVSTSLSQNFDSIVDNLTSSIDVANLIEQEIMSLNTREVERLSFEVAQRELKFIEYLGGILGFTIGIIQILFVWLVY, encoded by the coding sequence TTGAAAATTTTTATAATAATAGTTACAATATTAGTGATAGCAATATTTAAGAATTATAAATATTGTATCTTAACTGAGTGTATTGTTGTATCTAGTTTCCGTTATGTTAATAGAGGAGTTGTAGAAACCATGGTTTCACCGGATTTGAAACTATTACTTATCCCTATATTATCAGGCTTAATCGGCTGGTTTACAAATTTTTTGGCAATTAAGTTATTATTTTGGCCCCATGAGGGTATAATTGTTCCTAAAACAAACTTTAAAATTCAAGGTCTATTATCACGGAGAAAAACTGAAATCGCCAGGGCTGTTAGCCGAGTAATTTCCGAAGAACTTTTATCTAGTGGTAAATTAGCTTCAGGAATTGACCGGGACATGGCTATAAAAGATATCAGAAAATCAGTAGATAGTCATGTTACTGAAAGAATGGATGATAAATTGAGATTTCTTCCAAACAATATTAGGCGAAGAGTAACTGAAATAGTAAAACAGGCAGTGGGACGGGGAGTCTCAACATCCCTGTCTCAAAATTTTGATTCTATTGTAGACAACCTTACATCTAGTATCGATGTTGCTAATCTAATTGAACAAGAAATCATGAGTCTCAATACTCGTGAAGTAGAACGGCTTAGTTTTGAAGTAGCCCAGCGTGAACTAAAATTTATTGAATATTTGGGTGGAATACTGGGCTTTACTATAGGAATTATTCAAATACTCTTTGTTTGGCTAGTCTATTGA
- the ytxC gene encoding sporulation protein YtxC has product MKLLKRGHALVHILFIEGEESMTTKILLMSKNYKAQLDKFVESLEFPRAKKEDSELSLWELRLTQEDYQDFLKQVSRWLTDSLSRVLMRELTHRKHWHLTELEYREIINSASHTLTLDGKQIREGLDKYFDDYSLLILEGYLTFRLSWFLRKLDDLLEDLIDEYLIDREFNEYLQVLKYFIDGQPIKIDTIHIVVKQGGIELRDRSWRPFSRNYLEQILGEPIEKGTMQKELLISVLISIVPAEIVVHGVQEPSYSVIDNLSRDSGVFEILSYIFSNRIKYCFQCKYCQD; this is encoded by the coding sequence TTGAAACTTTTGAAACGTGGTCATGCTTTAGTTCATATACTATTTATCGAAGGAGAGGAGAGCATGACCACAAAAATCCTATTAATGTCTAAAAATTATAAAGCACAATTGGATAAATTTGTGGAGTCTTTAGAATTTCCCCGGGCCAAGAAAGAGGACAGCGAGTTAAGTTTGTGGGAACTAAGATTAACCCAGGAGGACTATCAAGACTTTTTAAAACAAGTTTCGCGCTGGCTCACTGATAGCTTGAGTAGAGTATTAATGCGGGAACTGACCCATAGAAAACACTGGCACTTGACTGAACTAGAATATCGCGAAATTATTAATTCAGCCAGTCACACCTTAACTCTTGATGGGAAACAAATCAGAGAAGGGCTTGATAAGTACTTTGATGACTACTCCTTGCTGATTTTAGAAGGATATCTTACATTTCGGCTATCCTGGTTCCTGCGCAAATTAGATGATTTACTAGAAGATCTCATTGATGAATATTTGATAGATAGAGAATTCAATGAATATCTGCAAGTGTTAAAGTATTTTATCGATGGGCAGCCCATAAAGATCGATACAATTCATATCGTGGTTAAACAGGGAGGAATTGAGCTCAGGGATCGATCGTGGAGGCCATTTAGCCGCAATTATTTAGAACAGATCCTAGGAGAGCCGATAGAGAAGGGTACAATGCAGAAAGAACTATTAATTTCAGTTTTAATCTCGATAGTGCCAGCTGAGATAGTAGTTCACGGTGTTCAAGAGCCTTCATATTCTGTGATTGATAATTTATCTCGAGATTCAGGAGTGTTTGAAATATTATCATATATCTTTTCAAACAGGATAAAATATTGTTTTCAGTGTAAATATTGTCAAGACTAA